AACgcattaaattgaatttagttcatttctatgggaacaattgatttgagatacgaggaaattcaatttttttctgttgtttttttatacttcCTGTAGCATTTCCAAGTAGAAAATAAGTTTTGTCTGATTGCAATGTAGTTATTGATAACAATTattaataattgatttaaatcaGATAATTTCAAATAAGGAAAAGAGGTCTTTATGGAACttttaatgagaaaaatgtCAGTTCTTTGCGGATTGACTCATTTTGCTGTGGCaggaaatattttattaatgtttattttcttcccaCCCGAGAGTGGAATAAAttaaccaaaaacaacaaataggaAGGCTGAATCATGTGTCTTAGGTTAGCCGATGAAAGGGCCAAATTTGAATGGTGAATACATTTTATAAGCCAGTATGCTTAGGTCAATTGTGAAATTAAATGTGTGCCAAGTTCAAGAATtacataaaagaaacaaaaagtgaTTTTAAAACTAGAATATATATACTAACCTCTTTAAGTTGTTCCAGAACTTCAAACTTTTTCACATTATTGTCCCACTTGACTCTGAGACCTTTTGGTACAGGTTTCAGACATTCCCAAACCTTTTCCAGGCTTCCATTAACAACACCTTCCCCTTTATAACTGCAAAGGTCAAATCATAAAAATCAGATATTTTgtataatgtacatttttggaaaaatgacAACTGGACATTTTCAACCATCATTCCCTGGCAGGCTAAACATTCTGTATATTTTCTGTGCACACAAGCCATTCTGGTTCATTCAATTCGATACCCGAATATTATGTTACTGGAAAATTATGGATTTGGAAACTACCCTCCAGGTAGGGCTAAAGCACTTAAATCTTCAGCTTCACCTCTTGTGTTAACTGAATTTCAACACAGAGTCTCTGTAAAAGGTCCCGGGGAgtcacattaaaatgaaaaaaattgttgGATTAGGCGAAAGTAAAAACTTGTTAATAACCctgacaaatttgaatgaaatataaaaagatATCAACATGGAATAAGGCTTTAAAACTGCTTGTCCTGTCATTGACTGCGCAGCCAGGCAGACTGCGCAGCCATGCAGACTGCGCAGCCATGCAGACTGCGCAGCCAGGCAGACTGCGCAGCCAGGCAGACTGCGCAGCCAGGCAGACTGCGCAGCCAGGCAGACTGCGCAGCCAGGCAGACTGCGCAGCCAGGCAGACTGCGCAGCCAGGCAGACTGCGCAGCCAGGCAGACTGCGCAGCCAGGCAGACTGCGCAGCCAGGCAGACTGCGCAGACTGCGTTAGAGATAAGGTTAAAGCTCAGTCATCCGGGAGGGTCTCAAAGTACAGCCATTACTCCTTTAGATCGAAAGGACCCAGATAAGTTGGCTCGGGCATGTGATTAGGATGCCCCCTAGACGCCTCCCTGGTGGTGTGTCGGGCAGGTTCCACCGGGAGGAGGCCACGCTAAGGCAGTGGTGGCCAACTCCAGTACCCGTGAGTTGCTATctagtctttttttccataccCTCCTACTCTACCacccctgaatcaaatgatcaactcatcaacaAGCTGTCCACAAGATTGATActgatcctgattatttgatttaggGGTGTTAGtgaagggagatatggaaaaaagaCCGGATAGCAGCTCTCAATGACCGGAGTTGGTCTCCCCTGCGCTAGAGAGACTATGCCTCCTGCCTGGCTCGGGAACACCTGGGGATCCTGCCGGAAGAGCTGGATAAAGTGGCTAGGGAGAGGGAAGTCAgagcttccctgctgaagctccCGTTGACCCAACCTCGGATAAGcggaggaagatgaagatgaataaaataatcaaaatgaccTAAGATTATCTTATAAGTCATTACCAATTGAGGTAATCAAGTTTGGTCAAGTGACTTtataatttttgggggaaaatacaCACTCATTTTGCTGAGTTAGGTGGTCTTTGTCTGAGATTGAATTGTTTGAAATTAAtcatgaaattgaaaaaaatgtataccatattttctcacatgtaaGCTATATTTGTCGCTcaataaatgatgactgaatccagggtacatCTTACATGTGCATAAATTACACTAAATTAGACCaaacgccataatgcaagacaatccggccgatatggtcatttattttaaattagagAAAAGATTAAAcggataaaacgctaaacaaaatttattttgacatctatgaatgaacgCAAAAAAACTCACTCGTGCTTGtcactgctcgctcagggcgtaGCCATTTTACGTGCTTTGACTGGCctgacgcgagtagccttgatagatGTGTTCGTAgcatttaccatgtcagcacatcacaATAGTTGCTATGTCTGATCGAAGGCCTTacggtcgatcattaaaatatcagcctaaTTTGTATCTCAAGCTATCATTGCACCCACATACTTGATGAAAAGtagaccgctacggacacacttcctggatgtacatcttttttaaattgtctatgtgcaggcaacaccccTTCGGAACAcagacaaaatattttgaaggtttaGCTGCATGATTatacatttgttattttgaaattaaacaaacttCTGCTTTGATGTTTGAACCATCGAAAAAAGCGAGATATTTTTAGTTTAGAAGCAATATGGACAcgacaacatcttaaacttctggtaagacaATTATAATTACTGTCATTAAGTAAGCATCAGGTTCTCGTCaagatagacatttttttttcgaactgaatcatttaatttcttgtatttacaaagacaggcatattaacttccttaagATATTGACCCAAATGATATGCAATCTAGGAGACAATCCTTTGGATTCAAACAGTATCTAAGAAATCCCACATGCGAGCATTTTTTGatattcctttcaaagtaatcatttgtatttactaaatgaatatggaggtgaaaattgtgaattaggggGTGTCTTAGACAccagaaattttaaaattaaacaattttagggcaatttaaaGGGTGCGGTTTATACGTGGGgcagcttatatgtgagaaagtACGGTACTGTactttgccgtttaatatacccgagtatattaaataatttttgcttttttttttgagcctcccattTGTGCGACATTTAATACACCCCTGccttttaatatacccgggtatatcaAATGGCAACTCAACTTGTTTGGCAAGAtgtgtatggtgttcatgggggcataattatagataccaAAGTTCACTAAAATTCCAAGTCACCTTTATTCTCATTTTCAGCTTTCTCCTCCAGTCCTAAATTTGGTAAGGgatttttggttctttttttgctCCAGCAAAGCTTTCAAGCCGAAGTGCAGTTCAGCGTTCCAGTGAGCTTTCCCTTTTGCCTTGATGCTGTAACATTCAAATACTTCGCGGAATTTGGTTGCACCCAGCATTTTCGTGCTGCAGGGCATAAACTGTACTACCTGATCCCAGCCTGGTCGCCTGCTGTTTTCCTTCTGTGTGAATTCCTTCTTTCTGTTCTCAAACCAGTCCTCCCACTGTTCTCGCATTCGCGCCTTGAACGCTGAGTTGATGGCGACGTCTAGAGGCTGCAGAAGGTTGGTCATACCAGCTGGAATATACCTCAAAGCCAGCTTTCGGTTGGCGGGTGACTTCTTGACGTTTTCTTTCAGGTGTGAGCCATACCTGTCCAACACGATTACTCCCGGCTCATTCTGCAGGAATGCATTTTGGGCTCCAAGGACTTTTCCAATCCAGTTCTTCATCAGCGGCGAAACACCAATCGAAACGGCCAGGACGATGTTCTTTGGAATGGTAATGTTCAGTATCTTTTTCAACTCCTTCAAGATCACCATGGTCTTCAGCACCTTGTCCGGCATCGAAACCGTAATGACAGCCATAAATCGTGTCTTTGCATGACCAGTATCCACCCCCTCAACTCCTTTCGCTCCCTTAAAGTGGAGCGTCTTGCTGAATGCcatgtccacataacatggggTCTCATCCATGTTGTAGATCCTCAACTGGGATACCCCTTGTGACCGCGCTGAGGGCCTCAAAGTGGTTTTCGGCGGACATGATGCGTATCCCGATCGGTCGGTTGTCTTGCTGCGCAACGTGAGTGATGGTGCGGAATGTGAGGTTATGCCGCCTTGTGAAACCCTAGGCAATTTTGTCCGTCATCTGGAATTCCTCTatgccaggggtggccaacctgcggctcccgagccgcatgcggctctttgcccggtttcatgcggctcttacgtccatatcaaagtttgtatttgtgttttatttttatttgcgtgtgcgcttcgcttgagttcaatacggtattttcgtccaattgcgcatgtgcttgggatgaaaatacctcaaagtttcccagtaggagcaaggtcatttgagtaaacgtttttaacagagtgggagagctcccgtgaaccagaagcgacaatgaacggcgtcgcgcacacaaaaagtatcccaaagatcgagcgtcggctgaaaaagccacaccccctgcgaggcagaccaatggcgagtgctcagccgggggcagccaataggagagcgaggtgtacaccctcGTGGTGGGCGTGCTAGTTAagagccattcataataaatgacagctcacaaggagcgaatgttacgcaaaaataggctctgattttatgacagaagtcccactaagtaacatgcatagtaaaagaaaaacgctattgtaaattattatatttttgtttgtggacttggttgaactgagagtttgtctgtgtgagacagtgcacacaatgttcattgttgataatgactggcctgtgctgttagcactgtaggagtcaatttatgtcattactatgctggtgtgtgacatttacaataaatctggctgagcaaaggtatgtgtgtgatgtggctctttgcggtaacacagtaaaaaatgtggctctttgcggtaacacagtaaaaaatgtggctcttggtctctgactggttggccacccctgctctatgcTTAGCTCGGTCGCTATATCAAAGTTGAGCTGCATGAGGCGCCTGTATTTAACAACTTTCTTGGCCTTCATCTCTTGTCACTCTTTCAAACAGCTTCTCATCAACTTCCGCTTACCTCGGCTTCTTCCCAGGTCCGGTTAGGCGGATTCGTTTGCGATGAGTGGACGACTCAATCAGCTTTTTCTCTTGCTTTATCCAATTACAGATCTGCGTAATTGATCTGCGGTGGTGCTGACCACTTTCGCTTGTTGTCACTGAAAGTGGTTCGCAGCTTGTGTATAATGGCGAGCTTTCCTTCGACAGTCAGTTCCGTCCGCTTTTTCCTACCTGCAGTGCTGGAAGTAGACGCAGTGTCGTCTCTGAAAGCTTCCGTGCTCCTTGTGCTTTCCATATTGAATGATTGACTGCACAAAATCACTTAGATTGTACTGTTAAATTAGTAAACTTGGCCAAGGTACCAAAATCTCTTGCACTTAAAGTGCGGCCTTTATTTTGTTTGCAAAAGAAACAGATTAAGGCTAATCCTGTTACATGACCTACTTAAacctaatacagtggtacctcgacaagATTTTAACGCTTTCTGGGACTGAGATCTTATGTCCAGCTTTTCGTAACACGAGCgcacgtttcccattgaaatgaactataaatatatttaactatatattaaacagcaaaatacagttATTTGAAAGGAGTGTAAATAGTCATTCAcagtattttatcattttagaatatatatattgttataatgTAATAACATAATGAGGCTAAGGTTTCTCACACATTCCCAGGGAATTCAGATGACGGTCGCCATGACACAATCACATCATTCTGcggaagagaagaaaaacatttaatgtgggaggaaaactggAATAACATTTGTAAAAAGGTATAAATCCAAACTAAACACCAATGATAGTGATTCTGGATTCACATTATATTTTAGTCCAGAAGAAAATGTGGAGTTTAAGAATATAGAATAACTGGTTATGTTGCTCCgtgataaaagaaaaatgtacctGCTAATCCTGTGCGATATAACTAATAGCTCGATTCAAAGAGCCACTGAGACACAGGTGTCCATAAAGTCTCTTTAccacttcaaaaatgtattcaaaatgcAATTGATTGGAGATTTTATTCAGATTTGTTCTATTGTATTCAgtgttattaaagttttttcaATCACACTGCATTTGAAAATCGCTACACCTCAAGAGAAGGGGCACTGTGTCTCATGTTTTATTGAAACAAAATTGCATAGGCAGACTCGGCGAAACTACAGAACTAAGCATGAAAGAGATCCACCATCACGTCCGTCAATTCATACATGGCACAAGAAATGTATGGAGACAGGGACACTAACTGTACAGTaaaaccttgacatacgagtgtgcCGGCATACgaagaatttgagatacgagtaaaattcagagcaaatatttaccctgAGATACGAGCCTccgagacagccaggtggctAGGCCGCGTAAAGCTGCTTATGATTTAAGcgcactttttttcttgccacatCTGtcgtgcaaagatctctacgaccactgggcggagcgttgcattttttccgtgtttttcttgggttagtcagtgcagaattaacgGAAACACAATGGATCAAAAGCAGGGGTCCCAAACTTGCGGCCCGCGGGACGctaatttgcggcccgcgttttaatatgcaagattaatgtccgtgcgccCCGCAAGATTGGTATGAATGACACGGTGtccggagctggatgaaccaatcacggtgaagtatacggctctggagggcgggacattggccgggctgtccagtgcctcgctcactcactcattcattcctccaaccagctgggcagaggagaagccgtgaagccgatcacgccgctcggccgtaatccaatacgatcggagagcgaaagtgcgcatgcgacACAGACCCGCGCGAATGAAAGTCAaacggtcaaatcgaaagtgcgcatgcgccacagaaccgcgcgactgaaagttaaaagttcaatctgagactcattccaagtgtaaacacatattacagccccggagatgtctgtttcaaagcctgccgtgaagagaaaggtcagtgatgagcacagacggtttcaagaaaagtggggagtgcaatatttctttgttgagcacaggggcaccccgacgtgtctcatttgcactgaaaaagttgcggtccacaagggatacaatttgaaacgtcattatgctacgagacatgctgaggagtacgacaaataccagggagatgagagagccaaccaggttgacagtcttaaaacaagccttctgaggcaacagggttttttcaagaaggctacaaaagaaagtgatgcagcagtcgaagctagctacgccgtttgtgagctgattgccaagtcaggcaagccattcacagaaggtgaatttatcaaaaagtgcatattacaggctgcacatattgtttgtccagaaaagaaaagtcagttcaacaacatcagcctttctgccaacaccgtggtagagcgcatttctgacctgtcaagtgacatttatggtcaactttgtgagaaagcgcaaaacttcagtgtatattcaggggctcttgatgagaccacagacatcacagacactgcccagctcgcaatatatgtccgtggtgttgatgacaattttgaagtgatggaggagttgctcacaataattccaatgcatggccagaccaccgctatggaattatttcacaagctgtgtgatgccattcagaatgccggtttgccatggaagagctttgttggaataacaactgatggagccccatcaatgattcggagaaagaatggactggtagcacttgttaaaaaaaaactggaagagggtgtggagtcggccatagctctgcactgcattatccatcagcaggccctttgcagcagatgcctgaagtttgacaatgtgatgtctgtcgttgtgaaatgcatcaaccaaatcagatccaggggcttaaagcatagaaggttttgtgcttttttggaggaaatggagtctgaacatggggatgtgctctacttcactgaggtacgttggctcagcaggggaaatgtgttgaagagattttttgagttgagagcagaagtaaaagacttcatggagatagacgggcggggttgctgttcctgtgctaagtgatcccaaatggctcatggacttggcttttcttgttgatatcacacatgagctcaatgtactgaacaagaagctacaaggccaggggcaacttgtcagtgctgcctatgacaacgtgggaggattctgcactaaacttttgttatggaaagcccagctctctgacaaaccttttccatttcccagcatgcaaggctcttgtggatgcaggcacaccattcagtggtgagaaatatgtggaggccatttcgaagctgcaggaggaatttgatcacagatttgcagacttcaagacatacaaagccacattccaaatgtttgcggacccctttCTCATTTGacgtgcaagatgcccctcctgagcttcaaatggagctcattgacctgcagtgcaactctgcactcaaagccaagttcatgGAGGTgggtggagaagcagacaagcttggacattttttgagagagttgacccccagcttccctgaactttcccaaatgttcaagcggaccatgtgcctttttgggagcacatacttgtgtgagaaactcttctccaccttgaacttcaataagtccaagtataggtccagacttactgatgagcatcttcaagctctattgagggtctccactgcttcctccctcaagccaaatgtgactaagctatgtgagaagaagcgctgccaggtctctagcagcaagaagtaaagttcaggaagttaaaatttaaagagctgttaatacagacatttgaaacaaaataaaaataattagttttctctacttagccagccactgtatatttaCTGTAtcctcattattattttttttatttattgatttattttttattcatctttaagttaatttatttaattcattattttttgttaaaaaataaagttatttgataacgttggaatgttttatcagagcttttcttgtggaaatcctgacgcggcccagcctcacccacactctgcctcttgcggccctcaggtaaattgagtttgagacccctgatcaaaagcaagccggtgcaatgaagggtaatGTGAAGAAAAGGCATATGATGACCATCAATATTAACcacgaaataatcgaaaaacatgagtacagtaatccttcTAATATCACTGTTTCAACTTTCGCGGTTTCAATACatcaggtattttttttctggaaatgtataaaaatgttaaaatccatgctgaaactcgcaagcggaaacCACTCTCCTGCCCTCTAGGCttctagaactcagcactgaagtgaaaaaaaaaaaaaacgggctcGTATCCCAAGGTATCACTGTAGTTTTATTGTGAATAGGATTTATGCGAAAATTTCGATCTGCTTGTAACGTGACTGTCTATGTGAGGAAAACGCAAGGCGTATATGGTTGTTTTGAGAAAAGTTGTCATCGGATCGCACTGAAGTGTCGATGAGGGTTTTACCGTGTTATTCTTGTTGGTTGTGAAATTTGGAGAAATGTGCTGGATGGAAAGTGTAATATTCAGATAAAAGAATATTAAGGAGGTAAATTTCCAGGGCGGcttggcggatgagtggttagcatgtcggcctcaacgctctggggtcttgggttcaaatctaggtcggatCACCTGGCTGGAGGTTGCATGTtatggcctgtgtgggttttctccaggtagtccagtttcctcccacatacctaaaaacatgcatggtaggctgattggaaactacATTGCCCCGAGGTACGagtgcgagtgtgaatggttgtcctttccCCCGTGCTCTGcgatcgattcagggtgtctcccgcctgtggcctgaagtcagctgataTGGGCTCTaacaccccccgcgaccttagtgaggattaagcggttcagaaaatgaatgaatggtgaaTTCCCTCATTTCTGTCGTCACTTGACgagggagagagaaaatatgaacttgtgtgtgtgtgaatgtaggGGGAGCCAGTTGCCGTGGTGCTCGGAAGTTTGGTCGCtggtcgtttggtcgctggtcttttggccgcctgtcttttggtcgcgggtcaaATGGTgatggagagtttactgttgaagccagctctcaaaattatattcatgagagagggtttaaaatctaaaagagtttaatatctaagagagagagagttcaatatctaagagtttttaatatctaagatagtttaatatctaagagtttaatatctaagagagtttaatatctaagagagtttaatatctaagaaagtttaatatctaagagagtttaatatctaagacagtttaatatctaagagtttaatatctaagagtttaatatctaagagagtttaatatctaagagagtttaatatctaagaaagtttaatatctaagagagtttaatatctaagacagtttaatatctaagagtttaatatctaagagtttaatatctaagagagtttaatatctaagagagagtttaatatctaagagagagtttaatatctaagagagagtttaatatctaagagagagtttaatatctaagcagtttaatatctaagtagtttaatatttaagtagtttaatatctaagtacattttacaggccacaagaccggcgaccaaaagaccggcgaccaaaagaccggcgaccaaaagaccggcgaccaaaagaccggcaaccaaaagaccggcgaccaaaagaccggcggccaaaagaccggcggccaaaagaccggcgaccaaaagaccggcgaccaaaagaccggcgaccaaaagaccggcgaccaaaagaccggcgaccaaaagaccggcgaccaaaagaccggcgaccaaaagaccagcggccaaaagaccggcgaccaaaagaccggcgaccaaaagaccagcgaccaaaagaccagcgaccaaaagaccagcgaccaaaagaccagcgaccaaaagaccagcgaccaaaagaccagcgaccaaaagaccagcgaccaaacctccggtcATGGTTGCCGTCAGCGAGCACGGATGTGGAAAGAGAATTACCTTAAAAAAATACGGTGTGCGGACCCTCGTTGGTCCCTAATTGTAATATGTGACCCCTGACTGTgttcaagatttttttcttaagatttgcatattttttatcaCTTTCGTAACAATTGATGATACAAAATTCAGAGGCAAATAGAAAAATGatcaatgaaatttaaaaagtaaaagtgATTCAAAGACAATGAAGTATTATTGATTGATGACTGTTGTCATGCAAATTTTAAGTTAAAATGcaacaataaatatattaagATAATATTGGAAGGACATGGGGAGGAATGTTGCGCTAAGACCATAGTTATATACATTACAAATCACCTTtccaaaaatcttaaaaatagaacaaaggCAAACGCCAACTTTCATTAATTGAAAGACTTCAAAATAATGAAAGAAGAGTTGAAGCCTGGACAAAGTGTTAAAACacattatcgtattttcacgactatgaggcgtaCATACGTctaatattttctccaaaatagacagggcgccttataatctagtgagctttatatatggaccaatactaaaattgttatcacgataaaataaaataaatcagtcgatagggtgaACCGATTACTATTTTCCCATAaacaaagtactgcgcagtgactgctgggatatgtagtagtTCGTTTGTCaggcctgtatacatcgacatcaataCAGCTTGACGAAGCATGGAAAGCACcgttacgctagctaccagctagctactaatgcgaatggattgtgggtgcctggacgaacgtattaaactcagcgttttcgatggacaattgttgaatttggacacagaaaatgaggactttgatggctTTGTGGGTGATGACGCGAgtaaattgtaaaatggctaaataaagtacaaccaaactcagttttgcttccgttgcctttttaaaaacgtgtttttagcgtgcaggtgtagcgtgcatttggtgcatgtagcaccaaattagtaTGTTCGCTGTTGTAGTACAGTAaaaccctcgctacttcgcgttccacttattgctgcctgcagagctttgcggatttttttcagggaaaaaaaaaattaaagatattaaattaaaattctaaattacatcgtcctacagggtgtggaaacaaaatattcaattataattagtaatttcatcaaaaaccagcgaccaaaaaatgcacgtatgcgcaaagcatcatgggagaTCACGGCCGTgtcacggccgcgtcacttccgcatcacggcgtttcacttccgcatcacgggcataaacgcaagctgattgcccAGCTGAATGTACTCAACTCCCCATTGGCCCCTTCACCACGGaaacccaagcttctcccgatgcccattctcagtctacgcttatctcgtgctgtacaggacgcttctcgccaagttaagctcaaaagttttgtccttcgtgatgcctcccaaacgctcttcatcccttggtgcttctagtgagccgaagaaaaagcggaagatgttgacaatcaccgaaaaagtgagtttattggacaggttgaaagcaggaagtagctacgctagcgtagctcgacattgcggcctgaatgaatccacggtgcggtacataaccgaccaaaaaaaacaacattcccaactccccataatGTTTTTTACGCACcgccaaagaactgcggaagatccatcctgactgtatgatgtttttgaattgctgctatgatgtttttgaatttctgagttttctgaataaaagtttacatttataacatttgcagtgttttttttgtatgcactaacataacacctgcattccaatgtgataaaacataaaaacataaaaataaaacacctgaatgaacagcatattagcctggtggtggttttggtcacgtgtaatacgtttctataagcgtttttttttttttttagtggcgcccggctacttcgcggtttcacccttctgcgggggtgtcccagtccccattaaccgcgataagcgagggaacactgtatattgatacaattagtgcaaagttatcacagccgtcaacctgggtgtattgacaaaatgactatacatcccagcagtcactgcgcaccaGAAATAGCGTCCGAGGCTGCTTTCGTAGACAGCGCTattccataaataaataatatatattatatattatattatattatatatatatatatatatatatatatatatatatatatatatatatatatatatatatatatatatatatatatatatatat
This sequence is a window from Stigmatopora nigra isolate UIUO_SnigA unplaced genomic scaffold, RoL_Snig_1.1 HiC_scaffold_27, whole genome shotgun sequence. Protein-coding genes within it:
- the stard5 gene encoding uncharacterized protein stard5 is translated as MESTRSTEAFRDDTASTSSTAVTTSESGQHHRRSITQICNWIKQEKKLIESSTHRKRIRLTGPGKKPSYKGEGVVNGSLEKVWECLKPVPKGLRVKWDNNVKKFEVLEQLKEESSRWWRARAQRLIALQFVR